From the Streptomyces sp. NBC_01216 genome, the window CCGGCCCAGCCCCGGGTCCCACCGGCGACGGAAAGGGCATCCACCCCGACGGCGGCAAGGCGGTCCGCGGCCCACTGACTGCGGTTGCCGCTCGCGCGGATCACGTACACCGTTCGCCCCTTGAGTACGCGGGGCAGCGCGGCGGCCAGTGCGGACAGCGGGGCGAGGTGCGCACCAGGCACATGCTCCATCCGGTACTCCTCAGGCTCCCGCACGTCGAGAACCACGGCGCCGGCAGTCCAGGCCGCGGCGAAGGTCTCCAGATCCACTTCACGAGCCATGAGCGAGATTCACCTCCAGATACCCCCCTGGGTATTAGGTCTTCGACGGTAAGCACCTCCCGCCGGCGCTGTCAAATACCCCCCTAGGTATCTATTGGTCAATGGAACCGCGGGAACTCGGAACAATCCCGCCCTTACGTCCGTTGAAGCTCCCATATACCCCACCGGGTATACAGGAGGAGAGTGGAACCCATGCCGACCGTCGAGTTGACCAAGGAAAACTTCGAGGAGACCGTCACGGGCTCTGAGATCGTGCTGATCGACTTCTGGGCAGGATGGTGCGGACCCTGCCGCATGTTCGGCCCCGTCTACGAGCGGGCGGCCGAGCGCCACCCGGACATCGTCTTCGGCAAGGTCGACACCGAGGCACAGCCAGAACTCGCCGGCGCCTTCCGGATCTCATCCATCCCCACCCTGATGGCCGTCCGCGACCGGACCGTTCTCTACGCACAGCCCGGCGCACTGCCGCCACAGGCCCTGGAGGAACTGATCACCAGGATTCGGTCCACCGCCATGGACGACGTCCACCGGCAGGCCGCCACCCGCACGGCCGAGCGAAACTGACGCCCGGAGCGTCATCCCGAGGTCAGCCCGAAGGACCGAACTGTCTCTCAACGCCTGTCGTCCGTCTCTGGACGGGTGCGTCAGGACATCATGCCGTTCGCGGCCCAACCCTGGGCCGACCGCCGGCAGCACGACGACCGGGGCGGCCGTATGCCGAGGCGGTCGCCATCCGAAGAGTGAGGTGAAGACCATGCCCTACGACCGCATCATCAAGGTCTCCGGAACCTTCGACGAGACGGTGGAGACCGTCCGGCGCGCCCTCGCCGACCAGGGCTTTGGCATCCTGAGCGAGATCGACGTCCAGGCCACGCTCAAGGCGAAACTCGGCCACGACATGGAGCCGTACCTGATCCTCGGAGCGTGCAACCCCCCACTCGCCCGTCAGGCCCTGGATGCCGACCGCTCGATCGGGCTGCTGCTTCCCTGCAACGTCGTGGTCCGCACCGACGGCGACCAGGTGATCGTGCAGGCGATCGACCCCGCGACCATGGTCACGCTCACCGGCGTCGACGCCATGGCTCCCGTGGCGGGCGAGGCGGCGCGCCGCCTCGACGCAGCACTCGCCACCGTTACAGAAGGCAGTACGTGAGCCGTCGGGACACGTGCAGAGCCAACCACCGCCCGCCCCCCGAGGCCGCCGCACGGTGTACCCCGACATGACGTCACCCGGGGGGCCGCGACGCACTGGCCCCCGGCGGGATGCGGCGCAACGATGGAGGCACGGACCGGCCGTCGGCCCTGCGCGGCAACCGTTACGGCGAACATGCCGGTGGTGAGCCTGCCGCGCATCACCACTGTCGCCCTCCACCGCCCGGCGCCGTGTTCCCATGCGTCGCTCCGGTGGCAGGCGGCCGCCAGGAGCGGAGACGCATCATGTCGTACGGCACCCAGGTACGGGACGAACTGCGGGCACCCGGCCGTGACCTGCGGCGCGCGATCCCGCAGGTGTACGAGGGCTACAAGCAGCTCCACGACAGCGCGCTGGAATCCGGTGCACTGGACGCCAAGACCAAGGAACTCATTGCGTTGGCCATCGCGGTGAGCAAGGAGTGTGACGGCTGCATCGCCCACCACGCCCAAGCCGCCGTCCGGCACGGCGCCACCGAGCAGGAGGCAGCCGAGACGATAGGGGTCGCCGTCTTGATGAATGGTGGGCCGGGTACGGTCTACGGCCCGCGCGCCTTCGCCGCCTTCCGCGAGTTCCAGGAACAGAAGACCACCGCCGCTTGAGCACCCTTCCCGTGGTACGAACGGCGCGATCCCGACAGCTCAGCGCCAGGCCCGCGGGCCGTGATCACACATCAGCCACGCCTGAGGGTACGGTCGCCACCCTTCGAAATATACCCCCGGGGGTAAGGGTGTTAGAGTGATTGCATACCCCAGGGGGTAATTTTCACGTGAAGGGAGCATCGACCGTGTTCTTCGTTGACACCCTTGAGCTCAAGGGTCTGGGCAACCGCAGTTACCTCGCCGGTGGTGAGCAGGCGGCAGTGGCTGTCGATCCGCCTCGCGACATCGACCAGGTACTCGCGGCTGCCGCGCGACGAGGCGTGCGGATCACTCACGTCGTCGAGACGCACATCCACAACGACTACGTGACCGGCGGCCTGGAACTGGCCCGCATCACAGGCGCCGTCTACCTGGTGCCGGCCGCTGCGCGCGTCTCGTTCCTCCGGACCCCGGTCGCCGACGGCGACACCGTGGACGTCGACACCGATCTGGCCCTGACCGCCGTGGCGACCCCCGGGCACACTCCGCACCACACCGCCTACGTCCTCGGCGAGGCGGGCCGGCCTGTGGCCGCGTTCACCGGTGGCTCCCTCCTCATCGGCACGGTGGGTCGGCCGGACCTGGTCGAGCCGCGACTGACCGAGGAACTGGCCCGCGCACAGCACGCCTCTGCCCACCGTCTGGCCGACACCCTGCCCGACGACACGGCTGTCCTGCCCACGCACGGGTTCGGCAGCTTCTGCTCCTCCGCGCAGGCCGACGGCGACGCGACGACGATCGGCAAGGAGAAGGCGGCCAACACGGCTCTGACCGTGGACGTGGACACCTTCGTCGCCGAGCTGCTCACAGGCTTGGAAAACGTACCCGCCTACTACGCGCACATGGGTCCGGCCAACGCGGCCGGCCCGGCGCCGGTCGACCTCACCGCGCCCGCCGTCGCCGACCCGGAGGAGATCGCCGCGCGGCTCGCGGCCGGTGAGTGGATCGTGGACCTGCGCAACCGGATCGCGTTCGCCGAGGGGCATGTCGCGGGTTCCTTCAACTTCGAGGTGGACGGCAAGCTCGCGACCTATCTGGCCTGGATGATCCCGTGGGGCAGGCCCGTCACCCTGCTCGCCGAGTCGGCTGGCCAATTGGCGGCGGCTCAGCGGGAGCTGGTCCGGGTCGGCATCGACCGACCGGCAGCCGCCGCGACCGGCGGTCCCGCGACCTGGCTCCGTGACGGTGAGAGCGCCACCTCCTTCCCGCGCGCCACGTTCGCGGAACTCGCGGCCGAGGACCCGGCGGGAGTCGTAGTCCTGGACGTGCGCCGCGATTCCGAGCGTGCCGAGGGCCGGATAGCGGGATCGGTCCACATACCGATCCACGAGGTGCACCGCCGTCTCGGCGAGGTCCCGGACGGGACGGTGTGGGTGCACTGCGCGGGCGGCATGCGCGCGGGCATCGCGGCATCACTGCTGGACGCCGCCGGACGACAGGTCGTCGCCGTGGACGACGACTTCGACGCCGCCGCCGAGGCCGGACTGACCGTCATCACCGGCCCGGTCGTGGACGAACGCGGCAACGGCGGCTCGATAGCGTGAGCGTCCTGATCCTCGCCCTGGTCGCCGGGGCCGTCATCGGCCTGGCCCTCGGTGCTCTCGGTGGCGGTGGCAGCGTGCTCGCGGTCCCGGCGCTGATCTACCTGCTCGGGTTCTCCCCGGCGGCAGCGACCACCGCCAGCCTGATCATCGTCACCGCCACCTCGGCGACCGCCCTCTACGCCCACGCCCGGGACGGCAACGTCGCCTGGAAGACCGGTGCGCTGTTCGCGCTCGCGGGCGTCGTACCGGCGTTCCTCGCCGGAGCCGTTGCAGGGCGCGTCCCGGCGGCCCTGCTCACCGGGGCCTTCGCGGTCGTCGCCGCGCTGGCCGCGGTGCGGATGCTCTGGCCGACCGGGTCCGGGCCTCCGGAGCGGATACGGCCCGCGAAGGCGGCCGGCGCCGGGGCCGGACTCGGTGCCGTGACGGGACTTCTCGGCGTCGGCGGAGGGTTCCTCGCGGTTCCCGCCCTGGTGGGCGTTCTGGGCCTGCGGATGAAGCAGGCCGTGGGCACCAGCCTGCTGGTCATCACCGTGAACTCGCTGGCCGCGCTCACCGCACGGACGGGGACGGGCGGAGACCTGCGCTGGGAGGTGATCGCCCCCTTCACCGCTGCGGCGATCCTCGGCGCCTGGGACGGCAAACACCTCGCGTCCAAGATCGCTGGGGAGACCCTGCAACGCGTCTTCGCCTACGTCCTGCTGGGGGTGGCGGCCCTCATGCTCGCCGACGTGATCGTCTGAGCGGGCAGGCGGACGGCCAGGACTCCACGGTACGACCACTCCCCCCTGAACGCCCGAGGATCCGCGTCAGCGGCGGCCTGCAACACAGGGCCGGCGCATGGACCGACACGGCCGCAAGCCCCCTTGAGGACCAGCTCCCCCCTTACCCTCTGGTCCTCACCGGTGGCTATGCCGTCCGGACGCACCGCCTCGTGAACCGCCCCAGCCAGGACCGCGATGTCGCCACCGAGAACCCGGCGCCCATGGCCGACATCGCGGCTACGCTGCGCGCCGGCCTGGAAGCCCGAGGCTGGAAGGTGCACGCGCTGGAGACCGCCCCGCTGTCCGCCCGCGGCCACCGGGCAGGACTGCGAGCGAGGTCGACATCCTCAAGGAGATCTTCTGGCGGCCGGTCACCCAGAGCCCGTACGGGCCCGTCCTCGCGGAGGAGGACGTGATCGGGACCAAGGTCCGCGCCCTCGCTGGCCGCGGAGCACCTCGTGACCTGATCGACGCGTTCGCAGCCTCCCGCCGCTGGAACACTGCCGATCTCGAGGAATTCGGCCGCCGCCACGCCCGCGGCCGCTTCGAGCGCGAAGACCTGCAGGCCAACCTCGCCGGAACCGAGTGGACCGACGACGAAGCCTTCGCCGCCTACGGCCTGGACCAGGCCACCATCACCACGCTTCGTACCTGGGCCGTGGAGTGGGCCGACGACCTCGCGACCCGACTCCTCGAAGAGTCCGATGACCCGGATATCGACTGATCACGTCCGGATGAGACTGCATTCGCCGCCGCGGTCGGAGTGGAAGATCACGCCGTCCACATCGCCACCGCGCGTGGTGGCGGCCATCTTCAGCGACGCGGCGACCAGGGCAGCGTCGTGATGCGCACCCATCGCATAGCCGAGCGGTCGGCGCGAGACCAGGTCGATGACCGTGGCCAGGTACAACTTTCCCTCCTCGGTCACGATTCGCACAGCCCCCTCACAGAACTCCGCGTCGAACTTCCGCCTCTTCTCCGCCATGACTCCCGACTTCCCCTGCAGTCACGGCCTCTACGCTACGAGGGGAAGGTCAGTCGAGACACGCAGACACTACTGCGAAACCGCAGGTCAACGGCCCTTTTCGGCCGGCTCAAGGATCGCGACGCACTCCACATGGTGGGTCATCGGAAACAGGTCGAACGCCCGCAGCGTCCGGACCCGGTAGCCGCCGTCGCGGAAGTAGGCGATGTCACGGGCCAGGGCGGCCGGGTCGCAGGCGACGTAGGCGATCCTGCGCGCGCCCAGGCCCGCGAGGTGCTTGACGGTCTGCTTGCCGGCGCCCGCGCGGGGCGGGTCGAGGACGATCAGGTCGACGTCGGTGATCCGGGTGCGCGGGAGGGCGGACTCGACCTTGCCCTGCTCGATGCGCACGCGCGGGTAGTCGGCCAGGTTGTGGCGGGCGTCCTCGACCGCGCGCTTGCCGGATTCGATCCCGACGACCGCGCCCTGGTCGCCCACACGGTCGGCGATCGCGCCGGCGAAGAGTCCGACGCCGCAGTAGAGGTCGAGAGCGGTCTCGCCCTTGCGGGGCATCAGGCCCTGCATCACGGCGAGGACGAGGGTCTGGGCGGCCTTCGGGTGGACCTGCCAGAAGCCGCCGTTGCCGACCCGGTAGGTACGGTCGTCGGCGCGCTCGCGCACGAAGGGGCGGCCGTGGACACGGTGGACCGAGCCGTCCTTCTCGTGGACGCGGAGGATCGAGACCGGCTTGTCGAGCTCGACGATCGGCAGCTGGGCGCCCGGACGCGGGGTCAGGACCACCTGGCGGTCCCCGGAACCGGAGGCGGCGATGGCCTCGACGGAGGCCATGCCCTCCCAGTCGCGCTTCTCGATGCCGAGTTCCGAGACGCCCGGCGCCGCGATCATGCAGTGGTCGATCACCTCGACCTCGTGCGAGCGGTGCCGCCGCAGGCCCGCGTGGCCGTCGGTGTCCACGGCGTACTGGACGCGGGTGCGCCACTGCGGGACCTCGCCCGCCGGGAGTTTGTCGCCCTCGGCCGGCATGACGGTGCCGTCCCAGCCGGCTTCCTCGGGGGTGAGCCCGGCGAGGCGCCGCAGCTGCTCGGCGATGACCTCGCCCTTGAGGCGGCGCTGGGCACCGGGCTTGGCGTGCTGCCAGTCGCAGCCGCCGCAGCGGCCGGGTCCCGCGAAGGGGCAGGGGGCCTCGACCCGGTCCTTGGAGGCGTCCAGGACGGTGATCGCGTCGGCGCGCAGGAAACGGGAGGTCTCCTCGCCCTCGGTGACCTTGGCGACGACCCGTTCGCCCGGGAGGGCGTGGCGGACGAAGAGGACGCGGCCCTCCTCGGTGCGGGCGATGCAGTGGCCGCCGTGCGCGACCGGGCCGACCTCGACCTCGTACTCCACCCCGACGAGCGACGACTCAGGTGCGTTCTGCATGACGGGGGAACTCCAGAGAATGAGAGTGGTGGGCTGCCGAAGCGGCAGCCCACCACTCTACGTGCCCGCGAGGACGGAATACGCCCTCGGTACTCGGCGGCGGTCAGTTCTTGGCGGCGGTCTCCTTGGCGCGCTTCTCTACCGGGCCGCGGCGCACCGAACCCGGCGCGTTCCAGTCCTGGCGCTTCCTGGCCCGTTTCCGGGCCGCCTCGGAGGACCGCAGCTGGTACGGCACCGAGGTCACCATCACCCCCGGGGTGAACAGCAGCCGTCCCTTGAGGCGCAGGGCGCTCTGGTTGTGCAGCAGGTGCTCGTACCAGTGACCGACGACGTACTCGGGGATGTAGATGGAGACGGCGTCGCGCGGACTCTCCCGGCGGATGTTCTTCACGTACTCGATGACCGGCCGGGTGATCTCGCGGTACGGCGAGTCGAGGATCTTGAGCGGTACGTTGATTCCGCGCCGGTCCCACTCCTCCCTGAGCGCCTTGGTCTCGGCCGGGTCGACGTT encodes:
- a CDS encoding sulfite exporter TauE/SafE family protein gives rise to the protein MSVLILALVAGAVIGLALGALGGGGSVLAVPALIYLLGFSPAAATTASLIIVTATSATALYAHARDGNVAWKTGALFALAGVVPAFLAGAVAGRVPAALLTGAFAVVAALAAVRMLWPTGSGPPERIRPAKAAGAGAGLGAVTGLLGVGGGFLAVPALVGVLGLRMKQAVGTSLLVITVNSLAALTARTGTGGDLRWEVIAPFTAAAILGAWDGKHLASKIAGETLQRVFAYVLLGVAALMLADVIV
- a CDS encoding DDE-type integrase/transposase/recombinase, whose amino-acid sequence is MTEEGKLYLATVIDLVSRRPLGYAMGAHHDAALVAASLKMAATTRGGDVDGVIFHSDRGGECSLIRT
- a CDS encoding MBL fold metallo-hydrolase, translating into MFFVDTLELKGLGNRSYLAGGEQAAVAVDPPRDIDQVLAAAARRGVRITHVVETHIHNDYVTGGLELARITGAVYLVPAAARVSFLRTPVADGDTVDVDTDLALTAVATPGHTPHHTAYVLGEAGRPVAAFTGGSLLIGTVGRPDLVEPRLTEELARAQHASAHRLADTLPDDTAVLPTHGFGSFCSSAQADGDATTIGKEKAANTALTVDVDTFVAELLTGLENVPAYYAHMGPANAAGPAPVDLTAPAVADPEEIAARLAAGEWIVDLRNRIAFAEGHVAGSFNFEVDGKLATYLAWMIPWGRPVTLLAESAGQLAAAQRELVRVGIDRPAAAATGGPATWLRDGESATSFPRATFAELAAEDPAGVVVLDVRRDSERAEGRIAGSVHIPIHEVHRRLGEVPDGTVWVHCAGGMRAGIAASLLDAAGRQVVAVDDDFDAAAEAGLTVITGPVVDERGNGGSIA
- a CDS encoding DUF302 domain-containing protein, with the translated sequence MPYDRIIKVSGTFDETVETVRRALADQGFGILSEIDVQATLKAKLGHDMEPYLILGACNPPLARQALDADRSIGLLLPCNVVVRTDGDQVIVQAIDPATMVTLTGVDAMAPVAGEAARRLDAALATVTEGST
- a CDS encoding rhodanese-like domain-containing protein, producing MAREVDLETFAAAWTAGAVVLDVREPEEYRMEHVPGAHLAPLSALAAALPRVLKGRTVYVIRASGNRSQWAADRLAAVGVDALSVAGGTRGWAGTGRPVVTGSAPGVV
- a CDS encoding class I SAM-dependent RNA methyltransferase; the encoded protein is MQNAPESSLVGVEYEVEVGPVAHGGHCIARTEEGRVLFVRHALPGERVVAKVTEGEETSRFLRADAITVLDASKDRVEAPCPFAGPGRCGGCDWQHAKPGAQRRLKGEVIAEQLRRLAGLTPEEAGWDGTVMPAEGDKLPAGEVPQWRTRVQYAVDTDGHAGLRRHRSHEVEVIDHCMIAAPGVSELGIEKRDWEGMASVEAIAASGSGDRQVVLTPRPGAQLPIVELDKPVSILRVHEKDGSVHRVHGRPFVRERADDRTYRVGNGGFWQVHPKAAQTLVLAVMQGLMPRKGETALDLYCGVGLFAGAIADRVGDQGAVVGIESGKRAVEDARHNLADYPRVRIEQGKVESALPRTRITDVDLIVLDPPRAGAGKQTVKHLAGLGARRIAYVACDPAALARDIAYFRDGGYRVRTLRAFDLFPMTHHVECVAILEPAEKGR
- a CDS encoding carboxymuconolactone decarboxylase family protein, with translation MSYGTQVRDELRAPGRDLRRAIPQVYEGYKQLHDSALESGALDAKTKELIALAIAVSKECDGCIAHHAQAAVRHGATEQEAAETIGVAVLMNGGPGTVYGPRAFAAFREFQEQKTTAA
- the trxA gene encoding thioredoxin — encoded protein: MPTVELTKENFEETVTGSEIVLIDFWAGWCGPCRMFGPVYERAAERHPDIVFGKVDTEAQPELAGAFRISSIPTLMAVRDRTVLYAQPGALPPQALEELITRIRSTAMDDVHRQAATRTAERN